The Mycobacterium sp. 3519A genome contains a region encoding:
- a CDS encoding cytosine permease, with protein MSNEHLLEQQTIQPIPSDKRHGHPRDLFRLWFGVNFMPLTVVTGALGTTIFGLSFAWSLVAVVVGNAIGAVFMALHSVQGAVLGVPQMIQSRGQFGMKGSALVVVIVLMMYIGFLASIVTLGGQTLNQAFKGHISVDSGIVVTGVLTTVIVIFGYRLIHVFNRIVLPLFVLGVIVMFVWMLLVERVPSSAFSNGGSTLAGFLSMTSVAAVWQIAYAPYVSDYSRYMPVDINPRRTFWFSWGGTALGGSILMLAGVLAGAIAPSGDPLGVITDYTGGIAWLIMVIFFIGAVDASVINLYGPALCFVTLVQTFKADWLPGARARALVTLMWMAIALYLALFLADQFLGNYSNFVLMLLYVLVPWSAINLIDYYLIKRAHYDVPSFFDARGGIYGQVIWPAMIAYVIGVLVQIPFFTLSFYTGPAATALDHVDVAWLVGLVVTFVVYYPMAKAKSQSIVAPGRTDISTGTAEGDGLGRAASSSPASDLGV; from the coding sequence TTGAGCAACGAGCACCTGCTCGAGCAGCAGACCATCCAACCGATCCCATCCGATAAGCGTCATGGGCATCCGCGCGATCTCTTCCGGCTGTGGTTCGGTGTCAACTTCATGCCCCTCACCGTGGTCACTGGCGCACTGGGGACAACCATCTTCGGGTTGAGCTTCGCGTGGTCACTCGTCGCCGTAGTGGTCGGCAACGCTATCGGCGCGGTGTTCATGGCGCTGCACTCGGTGCAAGGCGCGGTGCTCGGCGTCCCGCAGATGATTCAGAGCCGTGGTCAGTTCGGCATGAAGGGCTCCGCGCTTGTCGTAGTGATCGTGCTGATGATGTACATCGGTTTCCTTGCCTCGATCGTCACTCTTGGCGGACAGACCTTGAATCAAGCCTTCAAAGGCCACATTTCGGTTGATTCCGGCATCGTGGTCACCGGCGTTCTCACAACGGTCATCGTGATCTTCGGGTACCGCCTGATACACGTCTTCAACCGCATTGTGCTCCCGCTGTTTGTGCTCGGCGTCATCGTCATGTTCGTCTGGATGCTTCTGGTCGAGCGAGTGCCGTCGAGCGCGTTCAGCAACGGCGGGTCCACACTGGCCGGGTTCCTCAGCATGACCTCGGTCGCGGCGGTGTGGCAGATCGCTTACGCGCCTTATGTTTCGGACTACTCGCGTTACATGCCCGTGGACATCAACCCGCGCCGCACCTTCTGGTTCTCCTGGGGAGGGACCGCGCTCGGCGGATCGATCCTGATGCTCGCGGGAGTCCTCGCCGGTGCCATCGCGCCCAGCGGAGATCCGCTCGGTGTCATCACCGATTACACCGGCGGGATCGCCTGGCTGATCATGGTCATCTTCTTCATTGGCGCGGTTGATGCGTCGGTCATCAATCTCTACGGGCCAGCACTGTGCTTCGTGACTCTGGTTCAGACTTTCAAGGCCGACTGGCTGCCCGGGGCGCGGGCGCGCGCTCTCGTGACGCTCATGTGGATGGCCATCGCGCTCTACTTGGCGCTGTTCCTTGCCGACCAGTTCCTGGGGAACTACTCGAACTTCGTACTCATGCTGCTATACGTCCTGGTGCCATGGTCGGCCATCAACTTGATCGACTACTATCTGATCAAGCGCGCGCATTACGATGTGCCGTCGTTCTTCGACGCCAGGGGCGGGATCTACGGTCAGGTGATCTGGCCGGCGATGATCGCCTACGTCATCGGGGTTTTGGTACAGATCCCGTTCTTCACGTTGAGCTTCTACACCGGGCCTGCTGCCACCGCTCTCGACCATGTCGACGTTGCTTGGCTGGTGGGGCTTGTCGTGACCTTTGTTGTCTATTACCCGATGGCTAAGGCCAAGTCCCAGTCCATCGTCGCTCCCGGGCGAACGGATATCTCGACTGGAACGGCTGAAGGCGATGGCTTGGGGCGCGCTGCATCAAGCTCTCCTGCCAGCGATCTAGGAGTTTGA
- a CDS encoding alcohol dehydrogenase catalytic domain-containing protein: protein MKAAVLEKTRKPLALMEIEEPKAVPGSVVLKVEAEGICRTDWHVWNGDWGWVGMSPELPLVMGHEFGGTVVEVGEGVNSVRVGDRVTTPFHEACGRCSYCLVGHSNLCDDLEFIGLTHSGGYAEYTEIRNADFNCIQLPDNVDALSAAAIGCRYMTAFHAVTRQGRMEPGDWVVVYGAGGVGLSAVQIASSLGGQVIAVDLADDKLAKATAEGAAHTINAGSHDAPAAVRELTGGGANVAIGGLGSQVVVDAALMSLRKGGRLAQVGLTSQAEQGRVSIPIDHIIETEIELVGSVGNPHSDYPRLLNLVRRGILQPARIVGQQLGLQEVQGVLDAMDTFETVGFSVITEF, encoded by the coding sequence ATGAAGGCAGCAGTGCTCGAAAAGACCCGTAAGCCTCTGGCGCTCATGGAGATAGAGGAGCCGAAGGCCGTTCCTGGGTCGGTCGTGCTGAAGGTAGAAGCAGAGGGCATCTGCCGCACCGACTGGCACGTCTGGAACGGTGACTGGGGCTGGGTTGGGATGAGCCCGGAGTTGCCGCTGGTGATGGGGCACGAGTTTGGTGGCACCGTCGTCGAGGTGGGCGAGGGTGTCAATTCCGTCCGTGTGGGCGACCGCGTCACCACGCCGTTCCACGAGGCGTGCGGCAGGTGTTCCTATTGCCTCGTCGGGCACTCCAACCTCTGCGACGACCTGGAGTTCATCGGGCTCACGCACTCAGGGGGCTACGCGGAGTACACCGAAATCCGCAACGCAGACTTCAATTGCATTCAGCTTCCCGACAATGTCGACGCCCTCAGTGCGGCGGCCATCGGATGCCGTTACATGACGGCTTTCCACGCCGTGACGCGACAGGGGCGTATGGAGCCTGGAGACTGGGTCGTGGTCTACGGGGCAGGGGGCGTCGGGCTCTCGGCAGTTCAGATCGCGAGTTCCCTGGGTGGACAGGTGATCGCGGTGGATCTCGCAGACGACAAGCTGGCGAAGGCGACAGCAGAGGGAGCCGCACACACCATCAATGCCGGGTCGCACGATGCGCCCGCAGCGGTGCGCGAGCTGACTGGCGGCGGCGCTAATGTCGCAATCGGGGGACTGGGTTCGCAAGTCGTGGTAGACGCCGCGTTGATGTCGCTACGAAAGGGCGGCCGCCTCGCTCAAGTCGGCCTGACAAGCCAGGCCGAACAAGGCCGCGTCTCGATCCCGATCGACCACATCATCGAGACCGAGATCGAGCTCGTGGGCAGCGTCGGCAACCCGCACTCCGATTACCCACGTCTGCTGAACCTGGTCCGTCGGGGCATCCTGCAGCCGGCTCGCATCGTCGGCCAGCAGCTTGGGCTTCAAGAGGTGCAGGGCGTCCTCGATGCAATGGACACATTCGAGACGGTCGGGTTCTCTGTCATCACGGAGTTTTGA
- a CDS encoding acyl-CoA carboxylase subunit beta: MTKADDWDSTLDELTRRRQHARAMGGTDRLAKHHGKGKLDARARLEHLLDKGSFREFGTLVGGDIAADGIVAGSGLINGSPVMVGAEDFTTLAGSIGPGGNAKRYRLAELALRDRIPLVMLLEGAGFRPSGEHYGRTPTDLLAQARCSGKVPMIGGLLGPSAGHGALVAPVCDFTIMSRQGAIFTAGPPVVKESTGEDISKEDLGGPNVALASGVIHNLAEDDEAVLDDIRRYLSYFPPSAWSYPPSLPEDEAAEPRSTPELLDIVPRGNRRVYDMRAVLDVVFDARGWFEVQPKFGPAIICALAHLGGHPVAVVANQPKVIAGSIDADAADKAAHFIMVADSFHLPIVFLADNPGMLPGSRSERSGVLRSGARMFAAQTAATTLKLHVTLRKAYGFGSMVMSLLGFDNQSATFAYPGATMGAMSAAALSKASHAAEDVEARLRKAEVEASFRSAGHLGFDDLIHPEETRNALLSALQRGIYARQAAAEPVSRTLIFP; the protein is encoded by the coding sequence ATGACGAAGGCTGACGATTGGGACAGCACGCTCGATGAACTGACCCGCCGCCGTCAACACGCCCGTGCGATGGGCGGCACCGATCGACTCGCCAAACATCACGGCAAGGGCAAACTCGACGCCCGCGCCCGCCTCGAGCACCTTCTCGACAAGGGCTCGTTTCGTGAGTTCGGCACGCTCGTCGGCGGCGATATCGCGGCCGACGGGATCGTCGCCGGCTCAGGGCTGATCAACGGTTCGCCGGTGATGGTCGGCGCCGAGGACTTCACCACCCTGGCGGGCAGCATCGGGCCTGGCGGAAACGCCAAGCGCTACCGGCTAGCCGAACTCGCACTGCGCGACCGGATCCCGCTGGTGATGCTGCTCGAGGGCGCCGGCTTCCGGCCCAGCGGTGAGCATTACGGCCGCACCCCCACCGACCTGCTGGCCCAGGCGCGGTGCTCCGGCAAGGTGCCGATGATCGGAGGGCTACTGGGCCCCTCGGCAGGACACGGCGCATTGGTGGCTCCGGTGTGCGACTTCACCATCATGAGTCGGCAGGGCGCGATCTTCACCGCCGGACCGCCGGTGGTCAAAGAGTCTACGGGCGAAGACATTTCAAAAGAGGACCTGGGTGGACCGAACGTCGCGCTGGCCAGCGGCGTGATCCACAACCTCGCCGAGGACGACGAAGCGGTGCTGGACGACATCCGCCGATACCTGTCGTACTTCCCGCCGAGCGCATGGTCGTATCCACCGTCGCTACCCGAAGACGAAGCGGCCGAACCGCGTTCGACACCCGAACTGCTCGACATCGTCCCCCGCGGCAACCGCCGCGTCTACGACATGCGCGCGGTCCTCGACGTGGTGTTCGACGCGCGCGGCTGGTTCGAGGTGCAACCCAAGTTCGGGCCGGCCATCATCTGCGCGCTCGCCCATCTCGGCGGACATCCCGTCGCGGTGGTCGCCAACCAGCCAAAGGTGATCGCCGGCTCCATCGACGCCGACGCCGCCGACAAGGCAGCGCATTTCATCATGGTTGCCGACTCGTTTCACCTGCCGATCGTGTTCCTCGCCGACAACCCGGGGATGCTGCCCGGCAGTCGGTCCGAGCGAAGCGGCGTGTTGCGCAGTGGCGCCAGAATGTTCGCCGCGCAGACCGCTGCGACGACACTCAAGCTGCATGTGACGCTGCGGAAGGCCTACGGCTTCGGGTCAATGGTGATGTCGCTGTTGGGGTTCGACAACCAGAGCGCGACGTTCGCCTACCCCGGCGCCACCATGGGCGCGATGAGCGCCGCCGCGTTGAGCAAGGCGTCCCATGCCGCCGAAGACGTCGAAGCGAGACTACGCAAAGCCGAGGTGGAGGCGTCGTTCCGGTCGGCAGGTCACCTCGGCTTCGACGACCTCATTCACCCAGAAGAGACCCGCAACGCGCTGCTGTCAGCGCTGCAACGCGGCATCTACGCCAGGCAGGCGGCCGCGGAACCGGTGTCCCGCACCCTCATTTTTCCGTGA
- a CDS encoding LLM class F420-dependent oxidoreductase: MGSDGGLRVDAAVASGLTRVAEAAGTLERRGYDGCWTAEINHDPFLPLVLAAEHTTRIELGTSIAVAFARNPMTVANVGWDLQEYSGGRFILGLGSQVQAHIEKRFSMPWGQPVKRMREFVLALHAIWSCWRDGTKLSFEGDFYTHKIMTPMFTPEPQPHPFPKVFVAAVGEAMTEMCGEVADGVLAHAFTTKRYFEEVTIPALMRGIDRSGRQRREVQLSAPMFVVTGETEEQLTAASAGTRKQIAFYGSTPAYRKVLELHGWGDLHTELHRLSLQGEWDAMGALIDDEMLEAFAVVAPLDTVASKIRERCDGVIDRVLVGFPSSVAEDTVIALLDEMRGQSVRSRP; the protein is encoded by the coding sequence ATGGGTAGCGACGGCGGCCTCAGGGTCGACGCGGCCGTTGCCAGCGGACTCACCCGCGTCGCGGAGGCGGCAGGCACGCTCGAGCGACGGGGCTACGACGGTTGTTGGACCGCCGAGATCAACCACGATCCCTTCTTGCCGTTGGTGCTCGCCGCCGAGCACACCACCCGAATCGAGTTGGGCACCAGCATCGCCGTGGCCTTCGCGCGCAATCCCATGACAGTGGCCAACGTCGGATGGGATCTGCAGGAGTACTCAGGCGGTCGGTTCATACTCGGACTCGGCTCACAGGTGCAGGCCCACATCGAGAAGCGTTTCAGCATGCCGTGGGGCCAGCCCGTGAAACGGATGCGCGAGTTCGTACTGGCGTTGCACGCGATCTGGTCGTGCTGGCGTGACGGCACGAAGTTGAGCTTCGAGGGTGACTTCTACACCCACAAGATCATGACGCCGATGTTCACCCCCGAGCCGCAACCGCACCCGTTTCCAAAGGTGTTCGTCGCGGCAGTCGGTGAGGCGATGACCGAGATGTGCGGCGAGGTCGCCGACGGTGTGCTCGCCCACGCGTTCACCACCAAGCGGTACTTCGAAGAGGTCACCATCCCCGCGTTGATGCGTGGCATCGACCGCTCCGGACGGCAGCGCCGTGAGGTTCAACTATCGGCGCCCATGTTTGTGGTGACGGGGGAGACCGAAGAGCAGTTGACCGCGGCGTCGGCAGGCACGCGCAAGCAGATCGCGTTCTACGGCTCGACGCCGGCGTACCGCAAGGTCCTCGAACTGCACGGGTGGGGAGATCTGCACACCGAGTTGCACCGGCTGAGTCTGCAGGGTGAGTGGGACGCGATGGGTGCGCTCATCGACGACGAGATGCTCGAGGCGTTCGCGGTGGTCGCGCCGCTCGACACGGTGGCGAGCAAGATCCGCGAGCGGTGCGACGGGGTGATCGACCGCGTGCTGGTGGGATTCCCATCGTCGGTGGCCGAGGACACCGTGATCGCCCTGCTCGACGAGATGCGCGGCCAGTCTGTGCGGAGTCGCCCGTGA
- a CDS encoding cytochrome P450 yields MDEAAKVFADPLAYTDEAKLHATLAHLRAHAPVARVEVPSYRPFWAITKHADVMAIERDNALFTNSPRPVLMTEEADEQQAAIGINTLIHMDDPQHRVVRAIGADWFRPKAMRAMKVRVDELAKRFVDGMAQAGHECDFVQEVAVNYPLYVIMSMLGLAEEDFPRMLKYTQEMFGNDDPELQRGTTKEEQMASLLDMFAYFTAVTASRRERPTEDLASAIANATIDGEPLNDIETVSYYAIVAAAGHDTTSAVISGGLHALIEHPDQLARLKADMDLMPLATEEMIRWVTPVKEFMRTAQEDTTVRGVPIAAGESVLLSYASANRDEEIFDDPFAFDVGRDPNRHNAFGYGVHFCLGAALARMEVNSFFSELVPRLESIELTGDPQHIATIFVGGLKHLPIRYALS; encoded by the coding sequence ATGGACGAAGCCGCCAAGGTGTTCGCCGACCCGCTGGCGTACACCGACGAGGCGAAACTGCATGCAACGCTGGCGCATCTGCGTGCCCACGCCCCGGTGGCGCGGGTCGAGGTGCCGTCCTACCGGCCGTTCTGGGCGATCACCAAGCACGCGGACGTCATGGCCATCGAGCGCGATAACGCATTGTTCACCAACTCGCCACGACCGGTGCTGATGACGGAAGAGGCCGACGAACAGCAGGCGGCGATCGGCATCAACACACTCATTCACATGGACGACCCGCAACACCGGGTGGTGCGGGCGATCGGCGCGGACTGGTTCCGGCCGAAGGCGATGCGCGCGATGAAGGTTCGCGTCGACGAACTCGCCAAGCGGTTCGTGGACGGCATGGCGCAGGCAGGCCACGAGTGCGACTTCGTCCAGGAGGTCGCGGTGAACTACCCGCTTTACGTGATCATGTCGATGCTTGGCCTGGCCGAAGAAGACTTCCCCCGGATGCTCAAGTACACCCAGGAGATGTTCGGCAACGACGACCCCGAACTGCAGCGTGGTACCACCAAAGAAGAGCAGATGGCGTCGCTGCTCGACATGTTCGCGTACTTCACCGCGGTGACGGCGTCTCGCCGCGAGCGTCCGACCGAGGATCTGGCGTCGGCCATCGCCAACGCCACGATCGACGGCGAACCGCTGAACGACATCGAGACGGTGTCGTACTACGCGATCGTCGCCGCCGCGGGCCACGACACCACCAGCGCGGTGATCTCCGGTGGGCTACACGCGCTGATCGAGCATCCCGACCAACTCGCCCGACTCAAGGCCGACATGGATCTGATGCCGTTGGCCACCGAGGAGATGATCCGTTGGGTCACGCCGGTCAAGGAGTTCATGCGAACGGCTCAGGAGGACACCACCGTTCGCGGTGTGCCGATCGCCGCGGGTGAATCGGTGCTGCTGTCATACGCGTCGGCGAACCGCGACGAGGAAATCTTCGACGACCCGTTCGCATTCGACGTCGGCCGTGATCCCAACAGACACAACGCGTTCGGTTACGGGGTGCACTTCTGTCTTGGTGCGGCGTTGGCCCGGATGGAGGTCAACAGTTTCTTCTCGGAGCTGGTTCCGCGACTGGAGTCGATCGAACTGACCGGCGATCCCCAACACATCGCGACGATCTTCGTCGGCGGACTCAAGCACTTGCCGATTCGCTACGCGCTGAGCTGA
- a CDS encoding chitin-binding protein encodes MNFKQAIAGAAIGCALGITGIGLGAGVANAAPCSPVPGAQCGGGPGGGPGGPPERGPGGPPQDRGPGGPPQDRGPGGPPQDRGPGGPPQDRGPGGPPGDFRGPGGPPQDRGPGGPGDFRGPGGPGDFRGPGGPGGPGDFHNPGGPGFRGPDNHDWRPPWNPGDNDWRGRFHNAPWGNDLPPWGWGAPPPPPWDGPLPDPFGPPPPPINYWGFQEQPIWDPGYNQWGFYFFGIWIPLPI; translated from the coding sequence ATGAACTTCAAACAAGCGATCGCTGGCGCAGCGATCGGCTGTGCTCTCGGCATCACCGGAATCGGTCTAGGCGCAGGCGTTGCGAACGCTGCACCGTGCAGTCCGGTGCCAGGAGCGCAATGCGGCGGCGGTCCGGGTGGCGGTCCAGGCGGCCCGCCCGAGCGTGGACCCGGTGGGCCACCGCAAGACCGTGGACCCGGTGGTCCCCCACAGGATCGTGGACCCGGCGGGCCGCCACAGGATCGTGGACCCGGCGGGCCGCCACAGGACCGTGGACCCGGCGGGCCGCCAGGCGATTTCCGCGGACCCGGCGGGCCGCCACAGGACCGTGGACCGGGTGGACCCGGCGATTTCCGCGGACCGGGCGGCCCCGGTGATTTCCGCGGACCGGGTGGACCCGGAGGCCCGGGCGACTTCCACAATCCCGGCGGCCCCGGCTTCCGCGGACCGGACAACCACGATTGGCGACCACCGTGGAATCCGGGAGACAACGACTGGCGCGGCCGGTTCCACAACGCGCCCTGGGGCAATGATCTGCCTCCTTGGGGATGGGGCGCCCCGCCACCTCCTCCGTGGGACGGACCGTTACCGGATCCGTTTGGGCCACCGCCGCCACCGATCAATTACTGGGGCTTCCAGGAGCAGCCGATCTGGGACCCCGGCTACAACCAATGGGGTTTCTATTTCTTCGGGATCTGGATTCCACTCCCGATCTGA
- a CDS encoding amidohydrolase family protein has protein sequence MNKEDMILISVDDHVVEPPDMFKNHLPKKYLDEAPRLVHNPDGSDTWQFRDVVIPNVALNAVAGRPKEEYGLEPQGLDEIRPGCWKVDERVKDMNAGGILGSICFPSFPGFAGRLFATEDPQFSLALLQAYNDWHVEEWCGQYPARFIPMCLPVIWDAEACAAEVRRNAKRGVHALTFTENPAAMGYPSFHDDYWTPLWEALVDTDTVMNVHIGSSGRLAITAPDAPMDVMITLQPMNIVQAAADLLWSKPIKKYPDLKVALSEGGTGWIPYFLERADRTYEMHSTWTGQDFKGKLPSEVFREHFLTCFISDPVGVKLRNEIGIDNICWEADYPHSDSMWPGAPEQLHEVLTANNVPDDEVNKMTYENAMRWYHWDPFTHISREQATVGALRKAAEGHDVSIRALSHGKKDSSLGANTLQAQLDRTNAPR, from the coding sequence ATGAATAAAGAGGACATGATTCTGATCAGCGTGGATGACCATGTGGTCGAGCCGCCGGACATGTTCAAGAATCATCTGCCGAAGAAGTATTTGGATGAGGCGCCGCGGTTGGTGCATAACCCGGATGGTTCGGATACTTGGCAGTTCCGTGATGTGGTGATCCCGAATGTGGCGCTCAATGCGGTTGCGGGTCGGCCGAAGGAGGAGTACGGGCTGGAGCCGCAGGGTTTGGATGAGATCCGGCCGGGGTGTTGGAAGGTCGATGAGCGGGTCAAGGACATGAACGCCGGAGGCATTCTGGGCTCGATCTGCTTTCCGTCGTTTCCGGGTTTCGCCGGCCGGTTGTTCGCCACTGAGGATCCGCAGTTTTCGTTGGCGTTGTTGCAGGCCTACAACGATTGGCATGTCGAGGAGTGGTGCGGGCAGTATCCGGCGCGGTTCATTCCGATGTGTCTGCCGGTGATCTGGGACGCCGAAGCGTGCGCGGCCGAGGTGCGCCGCAACGCCAAACGCGGTGTGCATGCGTTGACGTTCACCGAGAATCCGGCCGCGATGGGGTATCCGAGTTTTCATGATGATTACTGGACGCCGTTGTGGGAGGCGTTGGTGGATACCGACACGGTGATGAATGTGCATATCGGGTCGTCGGGCCGGTTGGCGATCACCGCGCCGGATGCGCCGATGGATGTGATGATCACTTTGCAGCCGATGAACATCGTGCAGGCCGCGGCGGATTTGTTGTGGTCCAAGCCGATCAAGAAGTACCCCGATCTCAAGGTCGCGTTGAGTGAGGGTGGTACCGGCTGGATTCCCTACTTTTTGGAGCGTGCGGATCGCACCTATGAGATGCATTCCACCTGGACCGGCCAGGACTTCAAGGGCAAGCTGCCCTCGGAGGTGTTCCGGGAGCACTTCTTGACCTGTTTCATCTCCGATCCGGTGGGGGTCAAGCTGCGCAACGAGATCGGTATCGACAACATCTGCTGGGAAGCCGACTACCCACACTCCGACAGCATGTGGCCGGGGGCGCCTGAGCAGCTGCATGAGGTGTTGACCGCCAACAACGTGCCCGACGACGAGGTCAACAAGATGACCTACGAAAACGCGATGCGCTGGTATCACTGGGACCCGTTCACCCACATCAGCCGCGAACAAGCCACCGTCGGCGCACTCCGCAAAGCCGCCGAAGGCCACGACGTCTCCATCCGCGCCCTCTCCCACGGCAAGAAGGACTCCAGCCTTGGCGCCAACACGCTGCAGGCGCAGTTGGACAGGACCAATGCGCCACGCTGA
- a CDS encoding adenylate/guanylate cyclase domain-containing protein, producing the protein MAWGGLERLHAEIRARAALVDAGSAAVAARPDHRLRWFGLRFASHETEGQYRKWRIATATPFARVGYIGSIPSWCLLLVAVIVLDVDSAGKAVPPIVGWVVLLIVLTALTFPEALRPSVMPLAALANCLAGFLIVWLLSDVLVTSEGPAWRAGAMTGGMLIVMFFGFAIFRVPPMLAVAGVTPYVAFASYRLYDSYDAGRISAVEAGGLGAIQWIAYLGCLLVCIVIEIVSRRSFCKDQIIGAQQRDLQRSAETIRRYVPAAVAKHIVAGDTAGIGEPSRRRVTVLFIDLVGFTMLADRVEAEVLTLIVNDYMSAMTEIVDDFGGTVSEFGGDGFMAMFGAPDEMDPEEQAVRAVRAAQAMQARLPSLEEGWRKLGATEPLKMRAGINSGVLSVGSFGSNGRMIYTAIGLQANIAARLQTKCEPGGILLSDATWHLVKDRICCEPQGEVECKGVHYPVRVHVPLAE; encoded by the coding sequence GTGGCCTGGGGGGGACTCGAGCGGCTGCACGCGGAGATACGGGCGCGCGCAGCGTTGGTCGACGCCGGGTCGGCGGCGGTCGCCGCTCGGCCCGACCATCGGTTGCGCTGGTTCGGGTTGCGCTTCGCCAGCCACGAGACCGAGGGCCAGTACCGCAAGTGGCGTATCGCGACGGCGACACCGTTCGCACGCGTTGGCTACATCGGGTCGATCCCGAGCTGGTGCCTGTTGCTGGTGGCGGTCATCGTTCTCGACGTCGACTCCGCGGGCAAGGCGGTGCCGCCGATCGTCGGCTGGGTCGTACTGCTCATCGTGCTCACCGCGTTGACATTCCCGGAGGCACTGCGTCCGTCGGTGATGCCGCTCGCAGCGCTCGCCAACTGTCTGGCGGGATTCCTGATCGTCTGGCTGTTGTCCGATGTACTGGTGACCTCGGAGGGGCCGGCGTGGCGGGCCGGCGCCATGACCGGCGGCATGCTGATCGTGATGTTCTTCGGCTTCGCGATCTTTCGAGTCCCGCCCATGCTCGCGGTGGCGGGGGTGACGCCGTACGTCGCTTTCGCCTCCTATCGCCTCTACGACAGTTACGACGCCGGCCGGATCAGCGCCGTCGAGGCGGGCGGGCTGGGCGCGATCCAGTGGATCGCCTACCTGGGCTGCCTGCTGGTCTGCATCGTCATCGAGATCGTGTCGCGCCGCTCGTTCTGCAAAGACCAGATCATCGGCGCGCAGCAGCGCGACCTGCAGCGCAGCGCCGAGACGATCCGGCGTTACGTACCAGCCGCTGTCGCCAAGCACATCGTCGCCGGCGACACCGCGGGCATCGGGGAGCCGTCGCGGCGACGCGTCACCGTCCTGTTCATCGACCTCGTCGGATTCACGATGTTGGCCGACCGTGTCGAGGCGGAGGTGCTCACGCTCATCGTCAACGACTACATGTCGGCGATGACCGAGATCGTCGACGACTTCGGCGGAACGGTCAGCGAATTCGGCGGCGACGGGTTCATGGCGATGTTCGGCGCGCCCGACGAGATGGACCCGGAGGAGCAGGCCGTCCGCGCCGTCCGCGCCGCCCAGGCGATGCAGGCCCGACTGCCGTCCTTGGAGGAAGGCTGGCGCAAACTCGGTGCGACCGAACCGCTGAAGATGCGCGCCGGCATCAACAGCGGCGTGCTGAGCGTGGGCAGCTTCGGCTCGAACGGCCGGATGATCTACACGGCCATCGGGCTGCAGGCCAACATTGCGGCGCGACTCCAGACCAAGTGCGAGCCCGGCGGGATCCTGCTCAGCGATGCGACCTGGCACCTGGTCAAGGACAGGATCTGTTGTGAGCCGCAGGGGGAGGTCGAGTGCAAAGGCGTGCACTACCCCGTACGGGTGCACGTGCCGCTTGCCGAATGA
- a CDS encoding YbdD/YjiX family protein, whose translation MGRATEVARQIGWYWGTLMGDNHYRRYVEHRRRTHPGEPVMSEREYWRMRHDATESNPNPRCC comes from the coding sequence ATGGGACGCGCTACCGAAGTCGCACGCCAGATCGGTTGGTACTGGGGCACATTGATGGGTGACAACCATTACCGGCGCTACGTCGAGCATCGCAGGCGTACGCACCCGGGCGAACCGGTGATGTCCGAGCGGGAGTATTGGCGGATGCGGCACGACGCGACGGAGTCGAACCCCAACCCGCGCTGCTGCTAG